One genomic region from Leptospira tipperaryensis encodes:
- a CDS encoding alpha/beta hydrolase, with protein MSWSNSYNLQDDTFAGSGGSKIFYRTYQPKEGRKGNRVLVVQHGIGEHSGRYEFLVEALAGTGTALYLIDSRGHGRSEGKRGAVDSFSDFLSDLDKLIAIAKEKEKVSKVTLLGHSMGAAIVTLYAEEGTNQGNLNALIVSALPIRAKMDLSLKVKKGIAPFISEILPNLTLPTGLDVNALSRDRAVVEAYKKDPLVHGMASSYLGNMLLNSETPILGNAGKIKIPIYIFHGKEDAIAIYTGSEAFYAVVGSSDKTLKIYDGLYHETMNERLEDRTKVLSDLKNWFESHSN; from the coding sequence ATGTCATGGAGTAATTCTTACAATCTACAGGATGATACCTTCGCAGGAAGCGGAGGATCAAAGATCTTTTATCGCACCTATCAGCCCAAGGAAGGGAGAAAGGGAAACCGAGTTCTCGTGGTTCAACACGGAATCGGAGAACACAGTGGTCGTTATGAATTTTTAGTAGAAGCTCTCGCCGGAACCGGTACCGCTCTCTACTTAATCGATTCTCGCGGACACGGACGATCCGAAGGAAAACGAGGAGCCGTAGATTCTTTTTCGGACTTTCTTTCCGACTTGGACAAACTCATCGCGATCGCGAAGGAAAAAGAGAAGGTCTCTAAGGTCACACTCTTAGGACATTCTATGGGAGCTGCGATCGTGACTCTTTATGCGGAAGAAGGAACCAATCAGGGAAATCTCAACGCATTGATCGTCTCCGCGCTTCCGATCCGGGCTAAAATGGATTTAAGCCTAAAAGTAAAAAAAGGAATCGCACCTTTCATTTCGGAAATTTTGCCGAATCTTACTTTGCCAACCGGGTTAGACGTAAATGCACTCAGCCGCGATCGAGCGGTCGTAGAGGCCTATAAAAAAGATCCATTGGTTCATGGAATGGCATCGAGTTATCTCGGAAATATGCTTCTCAATTCGGAAACACCGATTCTTGGAAACGCTGGAAAAATCAAAATTCCGATTTATATCTTTCATGGAAAAGAGGACGCAATCGCGATTTACACGGGAAGCGAAGCCTTCTATGCAGTGGTCGGTTCTTCCGATAAAACTTTGAAAATCTACGACGGCCTTTATCACGAAACCATGAACGAACGTTTAGAAGATAGAACCAAAGTTCTTTCGGATCTCAAGAATTGGTTTGAGTCCCATAGTAATTAA
- a CDS encoding FAS1-like dehydratase domain-containing protein — translation MSVKGISKDLIGTKLDRYEFDVEKGKIREFCQAIGETNPIHLDLEAAKKAGYEEIPAPPTFATVIQFWGYPKIWQDMENMGVDTSRILHLKEKYTYLKPILPGRVSSQGECINVTVGKMDTMTFKTTIRNAKGESLVEAEMSIFIRKPEA, via the coding sequence ATGTCAGTAAAAGGAATATCCAAAGACCTGATCGGAACCAAGCTGGATCGCTACGAATTCGACGTAGAGAAAGGAAAGATCCGCGAGTTCTGTCAGGCGATCGGGGAAACCAACCCGATCCATCTCGATTTAGAAGCCGCTAAGAAAGCGGGATACGAAGAAATCCCTGCTCCTCCGACCTTTGCAACCGTGATCCAGTTCTGGGGTTATCCAAAGATTTGGCAAGACATGGAAAACATGGGAGTCGATACGTCTCGGATTCTTCACCTCAAAGAAAAATATACGTATCTCAAACCCATTCTTCCCGGAAGAGTTTCTTCTCAGGGAGAATGTATAAACGTTACTGTCGGAAAGATGGATACGATGACTTTCAAAACTACGATTCGAAACGCTAAAGGCGAATCGCTTGTAGAAGCGGAAATGTCTATTTTCATCAGAAAACCGGAGGCTTGA
- a CDS encoding MaoC family dehydratase — protein MSKIDFDKIEVGYELPPFKTDVITHANLVRYAGASGDFNPIHNDPDFARKTGLDGTIAHGMYVMAQLGRLCTSWADQKQIREFGVTFKNMTKPGQKLTCTGKVKRKKEENGEKLITVSLEAADDSGEVKCSGELVVVA, from the coding sequence ATGAGTAAGATTGATTTTGATAAAATTGAAGTCGGATATGAACTTCCTCCTTTCAAAACGGATGTGATCACGCACGCAAATCTAGTACGTTATGCGGGAGCTTCCGGAGATTTTAATCCGATCCACAACGACCCCGACTTCGCGCGTAAGACGGGACTCGACGGAACGATCGCACACGGGATGTATGTGATGGCTCAACTCGGAAGACTCTGTACTTCTTGGGCGGATCAAAAACAAATCCGAGAGTTCGGAGTTACTTTTAAGAATATGACTAAGCCGGGACAAAAGCTTACTTGCACCGGGAAGGTAAAACGGAAGAAGGAAGAAAACGGCGAAAAGCTGATTACGGTTTCGTTAGAAGCGGCCGACGATTCCGGAGAAGTAAAATGTTCCGGTGAACTCGTGGTTGTAGCTTAA